A single region of the Herpetosiphon gulosus genome encodes:
- a CDS encoding competence protein CoiA family protein produces MTHRIDEPQWVLVNETLHALADFAHLPPSQRPAAICPVCREPVLLKLGSKRTHHYAHYTGATCATTNPETALHLNTKCYLATQLRNATALRIAIPCQNRCGASSRRPWLQQWDTVAIEYRMDSYRPDIALIRQGKVIGAIEVVVTHPVDEVKQAYFAQEAVEWIEVAGNARLYEAKVPWRAEDPLLIIEGRGSPPRWMCKRCQAAEAAAQRAAQKAQIALLAAQAQKAVAEEKAQAALLAAQEREAVAKEKAQAAQAQKAAAEETMLSVQGKPNRQEIQFVKLIDFYFPAGKKVREVYYILHHYHKHVVTQIVLTTANGEVIVHAGASQSKSTIKNGLFIYLQRHVKRYLEQAQPITHDASLGWQRWVDEVPFVATDTNRFPFRYVWDAAQQAWVDARPAQ; encoded by the coding sequence ATGACCCATAGGATTGATGAACCACAATGGGTATTAGTTAATGAAACCCTACATGCGCTTGCTGATTTTGCTCACCTGCCCCCAAGCCAGCGCCCAGCCGCTATCTGCCCCGTGTGCCGTGAACCGGTATTGCTCAAGCTCGGGAGCAAGCGCACCCATCATTATGCCCATTATACCGGGGCGACCTGTGCCACAACGAACCCTGAAACCGCCCTCCACTTAAATACCAAATGTTATCTTGCTACGCAGCTGCGGAATGCCACAGCGCTGCGGATTGCGATCCCATGTCAGAATCGCTGTGGTGCATCGTCACGGCGACCGTGGTTACAGCAGTGGGATACGGTTGCGATTGAATATCGCATGGATAGTTATCGCCCCGATATCGCACTCATCCGTCAGGGGAAGGTGATTGGGGCAATTGAGGTCGTGGTGACCCATCCTGTTGATGAGGTCAAGCAAGCCTATTTTGCCCAAGAGGCTGTCGAGTGGATTGAGGTTGCTGGCAATGCGCGACTTTATGAGGCGAAGGTTCCATGGCGGGCGGAAGACCCACTCCTGATTATCGAAGGGCGCGGCAGCCCGCCACGCTGGATGTGTAAGCGCTGTCAAGCCGCTGAAGCTGCCGCGCAGCGGGCAGCACAGAAGGCCCAGATCGCACTGCTGGCCGCGCAAGCACAGAAGGCCGTTGCCGAAGAGAAGGCACAGGCCGCACTGTTGGCTGCGCAAGAGCGGGAAGCCGTTGCCAAAGAAAAAGCGCAAGCCGCACAAGCGCAGAAAGCCGCTGCCGAAGAAACGATGCTGTCTGTGCAAGGAAAGCCTAATCGACAAGAAATCCAGTTCGTTAAGCTGATCGATTTTTATTTTCCGGCGGGGAAGAAAGTCCGTGAGGTCTATTACATTCTGCATCATTATCACAAGCATGTCGTGACCCAAATCGTGCTTACGACCGCCAACGGAGAGGTGATAGTGCATGCAGGTGCATCACAATCGAAATCCACCATTAAGAACGGGCTTTTTATCTATTTGCAACGACATGTCAAACGCTATCTTGAGCAAGCGCAGCCCATAACGCATGATGCATCGCTGGGGTGGCAACGCTGGGTGGATGAGGTGCCATTTGTGGCCACGGATACGAATCGGTTTCCGTTTCGCTATGTGTGGGATGCAGCCCAACAGGCATGGGTCGATGCTCGACCCGCGCAGTAA
- a CDS encoding SUMF1/EgtB/PvdO family nonheme iron enzyme, whose translation MAAITTSSVNVDHSELYGPVVGVNLGTILYGRPPDDVERKRLVYYLDQVTKSHNTMRVVGVDSAHLKSGIDLASVYMMLAVQGRYRVVRPLTEEEIATYHQQRLKLLEELSADRCLPDHAIVTVNRDRSGGLALFRAELATETVLEHQHLVLCGAPGSGKSTFAKHLVWALAQRGLDQINRQTSLLGWNDQRRLLPVLIPLRKISGALVGKDLGLNGTPHIGLLLDAVSAHLHDQYGLTHPPELLEAGLARSMKVLFVFDGLDEVPLESNMQSIDRRSLLTFLRLFANCYNARVLITCRSRAWTEEYDHITQWPMAELAPLSGGQISQFINDWFPQLHTKGLIDREAIERYSYRLLQALHDPLRKKLRAMAENPLLLSMMIFVLAKKGILPRDRHSLYEDILKQLLGEWDTASRDGQNLGQAIGDERITGEELRDQVFDRLCYQAHLTTTSVDGRGRIPSRELKADLMEYFARVNVADPYRAAERCIAYIDQCSGLLQPEDAGNVYAFAHVTLQEHSAGRHLLLYESLDQLLSLRRDDRWREPIFLGVGCLTKASLGSAKIEQVLTALVDPDAYEAGAMHQYDWYRDLILAAELGADCDWGLLRGKQIKVDRIQRRLREGLVKLLEDHVHAQAALDYAQGQAMEPAPLLVQERQKAAELLAGLGDPRYPVSIEQWHQATRELSQQFGREGLHYWRYVPAGRYQVGGWNDQEQPISVELQSYWVGRLMITVEQYRAFMEAGGYSNDAWWTDHGCAYKKKHARTEPNWWKPQTEQEYLNQPVYGIMWYEAVAYCQWLNQQLVTLLPHGYRICLASEVEWEVSAYNAHGQRQSYPWGEQPATPEHAVYDWSKETRPLSVGLGLLGQAACGVLDSVGNLWEWTATPYQGERIGEVQAVKDSDNRMIMRGGGSYYENRINVLCAARHGGIPDYTYGNQGFRCILAPRSSVRNAEYWVLSNHGNWAERIMVHIFKG comes from the coding sequence ATGGCTGCTATTACCACTAGTTCAGTCAACGTCGATCATTCTGAGTTGTATGGCCCGGTCGTTGGGGTCAATTTAGGCACGATTCTCTATGGTCGCCCACCAGACGATGTTGAGCGCAAACGCTTGGTGTACTACTTGGATCAGGTAACGAAAAGCCACAATACGATGCGCGTGGTTGGGGTTGATTCGGCGCACCTTAAATCGGGCATTGATTTAGCGTCGGTGTATATGATGCTGGCAGTGCAGGGCCGTTATCGGGTGGTACGCCCACTCACAGAGGAAGAAATTGCGACCTATCATCAGCAGCGATTGAAACTTCTCGAAGAACTAAGCGCTGATCGCTGTTTACCGGATCACGCAATTGTTACTGTTAACCGTGATCGATCCGGTGGATTAGCCTTGTTTCGCGCTGAACTTGCAACTGAGACGGTCTTGGAACACCAGCACCTTGTCTTATGCGGTGCACCGGGGAGCGGGAAATCGACCTTTGCCAAACATTTGGTGTGGGCATTGGCGCAACGAGGGCTTGATCAGATTAACCGACAGACCAGCTTGCTTGGCTGGAATGATCAACGCCGTTTGTTGCCAGTATTGATACCGTTGCGCAAAATATCAGGCGCGTTGGTTGGTAAAGATTTAGGATTGAATGGCACACCACACATCGGACTGCTGCTCGATGCGGTGTCCGCCCATCTTCATGATCAATATGGGCTAACACATCCGCCTGAGCTATTAGAGGCTGGCTTGGCTCGCTCGATGAAGGTATTGTTCGTGTTTGATGGATTGGATGAAGTGCCACTTGAATCCAATATGCAGAGTATTGATCGCCGATCACTGTTGACTTTTTTGCGTTTGTTTGCAAATTGTTATAATGCACGCGTCCTTATTACCTGTCGCTCACGGGCATGGACGGAAGAGTATGACCATATTACCCAATGGCCGATGGCCGAATTAGCTCCCCTGAGCGGCGGTCAAATTTCCCAGTTTATCAATGATTGGTTTCCTCAGTTGCATACTAAAGGTCTCATTGACCGTGAGGCCATTGAGCGCTATAGCTACCGCTTATTGCAAGCCTTGCACGACCCCCTCCGCAAGAAATTACGTGCCATGGCCGAAAATCCGTTGTTGCTGAGTATGATGATTTTTGTGCTGGCGAAAAAGGGGATCTTGCCCCGCGACCGTCATAGCCTGTACGAAGATATCTTAAAGCAGCTGTTGGGCGAATGGGATACCGCTAGTCGCGATGGTCAGAATTTGGGACAGGCAATTGGCGATGAACGTATTACTGGTGAGGAGTTACGTGATCAAGTCTTCGATCGGCTGTGTTATCAGGCGCATTTAACGACCACGTCAGTGGATGGCCGTGGGCGGATTCCAAGCCGTGAGCTGAAAGCAGACTTGATGGAATATTTTGCCCGGGTCAATGTGGCCGACCCCTATCGGGCAGCGGAACGCTGTATTGCCTATATCGATCAGTGTAGTGGCTTGCTTCAGCCAGAGGATGCGGGTAATGTGTATGCCTTTGCGCACGTGACCCTGCAAGAGCATAGCGCCGGTCGCCACCTGTTGTTGTATGAATCGCTCGATCAATTGTTGTCCTTGCGTCGCGATGATCGCTGGCGTGAGCCGATCTTTTTAGGGGTTGGGTGTCTGACGAAAGCAAGTCTTGGGAGTGCAAAAATTGAACAAGTCCTGACCGCGTTGGTTGATCCTGATGCCTATGAAGCCGGAGCTATGCATCAGTATGACTGGTATCGCGATTTGATTTTGGCGGCTGAGTTGGGAGCCGATTGCGATTGGGGCTTGTTGCGTGGCAAGCAGATCAAGGTTGATCGGATTCAGCGACGGCTACGGGAAGGCCTCGTCAAACTGCTTGAAGACCATGTCCATGCGCAAGCCGCGCTCGATTATGCGCAAGGCCAAGCGATGGAGCCAGCACCGTTGTTGGTGCAAGAGCGTCAAAAGGCAGCCGAACTGTTGGCCGGGTTGGGTGACCCGCGCTACCCGGTGAGCATCGAGCAATGGCACCAAGCAACGCGCGAGCTTTCGCAGCAGTTTGGCCGTGAGGGTTTGCACTACTGGCGGTATGTCCCTGCGGGTCGCTATCAGGTCGGCGGATGGAATGACCAAGAACAGCCGATCTCCGTTGAGCTTCAGTCCTACTGGGTCGGGCGCTTGATGATCACGGTGGAGCAATATCGGGCGTTTATGGAGGCAGGCGGCTATAGTAACGATGCCTGGTGGACGGATCATGGCTGTGCGTATAAAAAGAAGCATGCACGAACGGAACCAAACTGGTGGAAACCGCAAACTGAACAGGAATATCTGAATCAGCCGGTGTATGGCATCATGTGGTATGAGGCTGTAGCCTATTGTCAATGGCTGAATCAACAACTTGTGACACTGTTACCACACGGGTATCGTATTTGTCTGGCCAGCGAGGTGGAATGGGAAGTTTCTGCCTATAACGCTCATGGCCAACGCCAATCCTACCCTTGGGGCGAACAGCCAGCCACACCGGAACATGCGGTCTATGATTGGAGCAAGGAAACCCGCCCCTTATCCGTTGGTTTAGGATTGCTTGGCCAAGCTGCTTGTGGGGTTCTGGATAGTGTTGGCAATTTGTGGGAATGGACTGCCACTCCATATCAGGGGGAACGTATTGGGGAAGTACAAGCCGTTAAGGATAGTGACAATAGGATGATAATGCGTGGTGGTGGCTCATATTATGAAAATAGGATAAATGTTCTTTGTGCGGCGCGTCATGGGGGTATTCCTGATTACACCTACGGCAACCAAGGATTTCGTTGTATTCTCGCTCCTCGTTCATCGGTTCGCAATGCTGAATACTGGGTGTTGTCTAACCATGGTAACTGGGCGGAACGTATTATGGTTCATATCTTTAAGGGGTGA